The DNA region GCCTGAGCCCCCGGAGTGCTGCCAGCCCAGCACTCCGGCAGCACCCGGCTGCGTACCTCCCAGCAACCCTCCCGTTGCATCCGGCCCTACGCGGACACCCCGTCCGCGCGGGCCCCGTTCGCCTCGCGAAAATGCACCGGCCGTAAAAATAAAATCATTATCTATCAATGACATAGACACCAAACACATGAATCGGGCCCATACCGTCAACGACTGGCATGCCCCGTGCTGTATCCACCTCGATACATCCGATAACCAGAACCACCCGAGGTCGCCCAGGCGGCCTGCGACAGGACCTTCCGGGCCCCATGCCCGGGCTTTTCCACCCCTGCCTGAAACCCGTCAGCCCACTGGCACCTGCGCGTGGCCCACCCACGCGCACTGGAAATCACAGCCCGGAGAATCGCCCAGCATGTTCAGCCTCGCCCCACCGCCTGCCGTCGCCCTGCGCCGCAACACCCTGTCCCTGGCCATCCTGGCCCTGCTCTCCGCCACCGCCCTGGCCGAGGAAAAGCCCGCCGATCCCGAGGCCGAATCCACCCGGGAACAGGCGCAGCCGAAAAAGACCGACGCGCCCGTGCTCGGCGTCGTGCAGGTACAGGGCAAGCGCCTCGATGCCGCCACCTCGGTGGTACCCGTGCGCGCGCCCAGATCGGTGTACGGCGGCACCGCCGCCAGCGTGCTCGACACCCCGCGCTCGGTCACCCAGGTCAACGCCGAACAGCTGGCCAACGACCCCATCCGCAGCTCCGACGACCTGGTCAAGTACGCCCCCGGCATCATCCGTGGCGGCGGCCAGAACGCCGGCATCGCCCCGCAGTTCCGCGCGCAGAACTCCGAAGTGTTCCAGGACGGCCAGCGCGCCTACGCCGTGCGCCACCCGGCCAACTTCAACGCCATCGAAGGCGCCGACATCGTCGCCGGCCCCTCCTCGGTCGTGTACGGCTCGGTCAGCGGCAGCGGCGGCTACGTCAACTACCTCAGCAAGAAGCCCGACTTCGACCAGTTCCGCACCCGCCTCAGCGGCCAGCTCGGCACCTGGGTGCCCGACGGCGAATCGCGCGACTCCACCCGCTTCACCGTCGACAACACCGGCCCCATCAGCGACGACCTCGCCTACCGCGTCAGCATCACCCGCCAGCGCCAGGAGGATTACTACGACAACGTCGAAAACAACTTCGACGCCTTCTACGGCGCCTTCGCCTGGCGCGGCGACGGCATCCGCGTGGACTGGAACGCCGCCTACGACGACTACTTCGACTGGAACATCGCCCACGGCTGGAACCGTGCCACCCAGCAACTGGCCGACAGCGGCAAGTACTACGCCGGCCGCGCCACGCCGATCATCCAGAACGGCGGCACCCTGTGGTCGCCGGTGTTCGAATCCGGCGCCGCCGACTCCGCCGTGCTCGGCTGGGTGCGCCGCCAGCGCAATGCCCAGGGCCAGTACGGCGTGGTCAACGGCAGCTTCCAGGCCGCCTCACCCAACACCCAGGCCAACCCCGGCACCCTGCGCGGCTGGGTCTACGACCCGAGCCTGGCCGGCAACGGGCTGGTCTCCCTCGACCCGCAGAAAGGCCACCGCGCCGAAGACAAGAGCACCTCCACCCGCTTCACCACCCAGCTGCGCGCCGAGCTCGACCTCAGCCCCGGCATCACCCTGGCCAACAGCGCCTTCTACCAGCGCTCCGAAGACACGGTCGACGCGGTCGGCGCCTTCCAGGTGCAATCGAAAGACAACATCTTCGACAACCGCTTCGAATTCCGCTCGCGCAACGAAACCAGCCTGTTCGGCCAGGTGCTGCGCGACGAGAGCAACAGCGGGCTGATCTACCGCCGCGAGAGCAACCAGTCCATCGCCGCCAACAACAGCTTCGGCTCCACCATCAACGCCTACGACCTGACCCAGGACCCCTCCACCAAGAACCCCGGCGACCTGCTCGGCTTGACCGGCGCCAACCCGGCCGGCGGCAACGGCGCCTGGATCGGCCAGCCCGGCGTGCCGCAGTTCTCCAGCTACTACGGCTGGCTCAACCTCGCCGCCATGTACCCCGCCGGGCACGGCCTGTACGCCGAATCCCTGGCGCCCTACACCGCCGAAAGCGTGTGGACCACCAAGCCCCTCTTCACCCAGCACAACCTGCGCTTCGCCGAGCGCTACGGCCTCAACGTCGGCGCCAGCCGCAGCTGGATCGACGCCCGCATCGAAAACCCCTTCGTCCTGCGCGCCGGCACCGAGCGCCAGGACAGCGACAACTACCGCCTGTTCTCCGTGCAGGTCAGCCCCTACATCAAGCCCACCGAGAACAGCACCCTCTACTACACCTTCGACCGCTCCCTGGCGGTCAACACCGGCTTCTTCTCCAACGGCATCGGCTGGGGCAGCGGCGCCGGCGCCAACCTGCTCAACCCGCTGTCGTTCGAAAGCCTCAGCATGCTCCACGAAGTGGGCCTCAAGGTCGACGCCATCCCCGACCGCCTGTTCCTCTCCCTCGCCGCCTTCAAGCAGGAACGCGACCAGTCGCCGGACAGCAACAACAACATCGCCCGCCTGATCATCAAGGGCGTCGAGGCCACCGCCCGCTACCAGCCCGACGAACACCTGCGCAGCGGGCTCAACCTCACCCGCCTCACCGCCTACAACGAATTCACCACCCAGACCGGCTTCGCCTCCGCCGGCTTCATCGCCGACAACGGCACCGTGTTCGGCGACAACAACGCCCTCAACCAGCGGCCCTCCGGGCGCTACGACGCCGTGCAGATCCCCGAGTACAGCGTCAGCGGCTTCCTCGACTACAGCTTCGACTCCGGCTTCGGCGCCGAGCTCTCCGGCTGGTGGACCAGCAGCTGGTACCTGAACCTCAGCAAGACGGTGAAGGTGCCCGACGAATACAACCTCGACCTCGCCCTCTACTACCGCCAGCCGCAGTGGAGCGCCACGGTGCGCGTGCTCAACCTCACCGACGAGCTGAACTTCGTCAGCGGCCTCGCCGGCTCCACCAACACCTTCCTGCAGCCCATGCCCGGCCGCAGCCTCATGGCCCAGGTGGACTACCAGTTCTGACCCCGCGCGGGCCAGGCCCGCGCAGCCCTCAACCAGCAACACAACAAGGAGTGGACGATGTCCATCGAATTCGTCGGCATGATCTTCCCCCGCCAGTGGTCCGAGACACGCGGCCCGCGCACCGGGGATTTCGACCTGGAGTTTCTCCGCAACCACGCCCGCGCCCACGAGCACGCCGGCTTCGACCGGGTGCTCATCGCCAGCGGCCCCGGCGGCGCCGACAGCCTGCAGATCGCCGCCTACGCCGCCGCGCAGACCGAGCGCCTGGGCTTCATGATCGCCCACCGCCCGGCCCTCACCGCGCCCACCGTCGCCGCCCGTGCCTTCGCCACCCTCGACCACACCACCGGTGGTGGGCGCATCCGCCTGCATGCCATCACCGGCATCACCGCCGAGCCCCAGGAAGGCGACACCCTGCTGGACAAGACCGAACGCTACAAACGCACCGACGAATACCTGGAGATCGTCCGCCGCACCTGGACGGCCGAAGAACCCTTCGACTTCGACGGCCAGTACTTCCAGATCAAGGGCGCCTTCAGCCCGGTCAAGCCGCTGCAGCAGCCGCACATCCCCATCTCCTTCGGCGGCTCCTCCGACATCGCCTACCAGATCGCGGTCAAGCACGCCGACCTCTACGCCCTCTGGGGCGAGCCCCTCGGCGGCGTCGCCGAGCAGATCGCCAAGCTCAAGGCCGCCGCCAGGGCCGCTGGCGTCGCCGCGCCCCGGGTCAGCCTCTCGGTGCGGCTGATCCTCGGCGCCACCGAAGAGCTGGCCTGGCAGCGTGCCGAACAGATCCTCGCGCAGATCAAGGCCAACCCGCAGTTCGCCGAAGGCAGCCCCTGGCAGAAGCGCATCAAGGGCACCGGCTCCGAACGCCTGCTCGCCGCAGCCGCTGCCGGCGACCGCCACGACCGCGCCCTGTGGATGCCCACCGCCACCGCCGTCGGTGCCTACGGCGACACCACCGCCCTGGTCGGCACCCCGGAAACCGTCGCCGAAGCGCTGCTGGACTACGTCGACCTGGGCATCACCACCTTCCTCAACCGCGGCTACGACCCCTACTTCGACACCGTCGACTACGGCCGCTGGATCATCCCCGCCGTCCGCGAAGAAGCCCGCCGCCGCGAACTGCAACGCCAGGCGGCAAGCGCATAACAAGGGAATAGAAAGAAATACAGGGTGGGACCACGCTTGATCGGTCCACCCTTCGGGGTCATGCGGAGCACCGCAGGTGGATGAAAAAAGCGCCATCCACCCGACCGTGCCACCGCAAACCCCGGCACCGGGAATGGTTGTAGGGGCGAATTCATTCGCCCGCTTTTACCGTCAGCCCGGAAATACCCCCAGGGCATGGCAGCCTGGCGGGCTGCTTGGCGATTGAAATCGTCCCTACATATCCGGCAACACCCCGCCACCGACAGCTCGGTGCGCCAGGGAGGGTGGATGACGCTCTTCTCATCCACCCTGGGTGCCGAGCCAGACGCCGTCGCCCCCATCGCGGATGAATCCGCTCCTGACAGTGTGTAGCCCGGGCTTCAGCCCGGGGTTCGGTACATCCACAGTTCCGGGAGCACGGCCTGGGTGACCCAGCGCCGCAGGTTGCGGTTTTCCGGGTGGTAGCAGTAGGTGAAGAGCAGCGCATGCAGGCCGGATTCGCTGACCACGGTTTCCTCCTCGAAGCCGCCGTTGGCGGTGCGCAGGTGCACGCGCTGGCGCTGGTCGTCGCAGAGGTTGGCGAGCAGGCGTTCGTGGAGGTCGGTGTTGAGCAGGCGGCGCAGGTCGCGGGTGGAGAACCAGGCCTCGTGGCCGATGAGGAAGGCGCGCAGCTGGCGGCGGTAGCGCAGGAAGTGGCGCGGCGTGATCTGGGGAAGCGTCATGGCAATGCTCCGTCCATAGGGCTGGGGAGCCGCCACCGAATCCTTGAAGGGTGGCGGACCGTGCGAGTGTGGAAGTACCGGGATGTTCCCAAGACCGGTCGGGCCGAAACCCGCTCGCACGGTCCGCCATAGACCGCCGACGCATACACGTCGCTATGGCGGGGGAACATCATCTGTTCGGGCTTCCACACCCGGTTATGCCCCTAGGGGCACAACGGCGGGAACCCTAGCCAAGCCCCTTGTAAGCCGGCAATGCAGTTGCCACGTAGGAATTTTCAGGCCCGCCCGAGATGTGGGTGGACCGCGCTCCACCGGTCCACCCTCCGAGGTCATGC from Pseudomonas tohonis includes:
- a CDS encoding TonB-dependent receptor, whose protein sequence is MFSLAPPPAVALRRNTLSLAILALLSATALAEEKPADPEAESTREQAQPKKTDAPVLGVVQVQGKRLDAATSVVPVRAPRSVYGGTAASVLDTPRSVTQVNAEQLANDPIRSSDDLVKYAPGIIRGGGQNAGIAPQFRAQNSEVFQDGQRAYAVRHPANFNAIEGADIVAGPSSVVYGSVSGSGGYVNYLSKKPDFDQFRTRLSGQLGTWVPDGESRDSTRFTVDNTGPISDDLAYRVSITRQRQEDYYDNVENNFDAFYGAFAWRGDGIRVDWNAAYDDYFDWNIAHGWNRATQQLADSGKYYAGRATPIIQNGGTLWSPVFESGAADSAVLGWVRRQRNAQGQYGVVNGSFQAASPNTQANPGTLRGWVYDPSLAGNGLVSLDPQKGHRAEDKSTSTRFTTQLRAELDLSPGITLANSAFYQRSEDTVDAVGAFQVQSKDNIFDNRFEFRSRNETSLFGQVLRDESNSGLIYRRESNQSIAANNSFGSTINAYDLTQDPSTKNPGDLLGLTGANPAGGNGAWIGQPGVPQFSSYYGWLNLAAMYPAGHGLYAESLAPYTAESVWTTKPLFTQHNLRFAERYGLNVGASRSWIDARIENPFVLRAGTERQDSDNYRLFSVQVSPYIKPTENSTLYYTFDRSLAVNTGFFSNGIGWGSGAGANLLNPLSFESLSMLHEVGLKVDAIPDRLFLSLAAFKQERDQSPDSNNNIARLIIKGVEATARYQPDEHLRSGLNLTRLTAYNEFTTQTGFASAGFIADNGTVFGDNNALNQRPSGRYDAVQIPEYSVSGFLDYSFDSGFGAELSGWWTSSWYLNLSKTVKVPDEYNLDLALYYRQPQWSATVRVLNLTDELNFVSGLAGSTNTFLQPMPGRSLMAQVDYQF
- a CDS encoding LLM class flavin-dependent oxidoreductase, with amino-acid sequence MSIEFVGMIFPRQWSETRGPRTGDFDLEFLRNHARAHEHAGFDRVLIASGPGGADSLQIAAYAAAQTERLGFMIAHRPALTAPTVAARAFATLDHTTGGGRIRLHAITGITAEPQEGDTLLDKTERYKRTDEYLEIVRRTWTAEEPFDFDGQYFQIKGAFSPVKPLQQPHIPISFGGSSDIAYQIAVKHADLYALWGEPLGGVAEQIAKLKAAARAAGVAAPRVSLSVRLILGATEELAWQRAEQILAQIKANPQFAEGSPWQKRIKGTGSERLLAAAAAGDRHDRALWMPTATAVGAYGDTTALVGTPETVAEALLDYVDLGITTFLNRGYDPYFDTVDYGRWIIPAVREEARRRELQRQAASA
- a CDS encoding Bro-N domain-containing protein translates to MTLPQITPRHFLRYRRQLRAFLIGHEAWFSTRDLRRLLNTDLHERLLANLCDDQRQRVHLRTANGGFEEETVVSESGLHALLFTYCYHPENRNLRRWVTQAVLPELWMYRTPG